CTGGAGGTTCATGATGGTGAGTTTATTCTCATTACCGGTGCAACCGGTTCCGGAAAGTCCACGCTTCTTTATTGCCTGAATGGTCTTATACCGCATGTTTTTGATGGAAAATTGACCGGAGAGGTTGCTGTAAATGGTTTCCTACCGAAAGACGTACCTGTTGCGGAGATGTCGAGGGTTGTCGGCACGGTGTTTCAGAACCCGGAAAGTCAGATATTTATGTTGCAAGTTGAGGATGATGTCGCCTTTGGCTGTGAGAATCTCTCTTTGCCAAAGGAAGATGTCATAAAAAGAAGGGATATGGCCCTGAAAGAAATGGGACTTTTTCACATGAGGCATGCAGAAACGCTTAACCTGTCCGGGGGCATGAAGCAGAGACTGGCGATAAGCTCGATCTATGCAATGGGGCCGCATATATTCCTCTTTGATGAACCGACCACTGATCTCGATTCAAGGGGGAGGGTTGAGTTCTTTAACGTTGTCAAAAGGCTTAAAGAAAACGGGAACACAATTTTACTCACAGAGCATCAGTATGAAGATTTTTTATTGTTAGCTGACCGGGTAATAGTTCTGGAGAAAGGAAAAATTACAGATTTTGGCCAGGTTAACAGGCTCAGAATGGTAACCGGCAGAGAGCTGCTAAAGGGCGAAGAGAGAATATTTTCAGATGAAATTGATATCAAGGGGGTAGCATTCGGTTATACAAAGGAAAGAGCTGTTTTAGCAGACATAAACCTGAATATCAAAAGAGGGGAATTAATTGCAGTTTGTGGCGACAATGGCTCCGGTAAAACAACACTGTTAAAGATTCTGGCCGGTCTTTTAAAACCCGATAAAGGAAGAGTAACCCTTTTGGGCCTTGTCAATCCCTCATTGGAAGAGCTTATC
This genomic interval from Pseudomonadota bacterium contains the following:
- a CDS encoding ATP-binding cassette domain-containing protein, with amino-acid sequence MIHIRNLTYVYPETDAPVLEGINLEVHDGEFILITGATGSGKSTLLYCLNGLIPHVFDGKLTGEVAVNGFLPKDVPVAEMSRVVGTVFQNPESQIFMLQVEDDVAFGCENLSLPKEDVIKRRDMALKEMGLFHMRHAETLNLSGGMKQRLAISSIYAMGPHIFLFDEPTTDLDSRGRVEFFNVVKRLKENGNTILLTEHQYEDFLLLADRVIVLEKGKITDFGQVNRLRMVTGRELLKGEERIFSDEIDIKGVAFGYTKERAVLADINLNIKRGELIAVCGDNGSGKTTLLKILAGLLKPDKGRVTLLGLVNPSLEELIGRVGFLFQNPDEQLFANSVEEEIMFAPLQLGKKINKDEYLKVADFNSIKKRHPQTLSRGQRQLLAIVSVLAMEPQIFILDEPTTGLDHGNLNNLFRILNMMTDEGKTVIFSTHHRNVKEFSQRVILLKDGRVMSDEICK